The genomic stretch TTCCCCCAACCagtgccttctgtctctctccatgaTGTGGAGTGAGGTCTCTCTCCATCACTCACCTTCCAAACAGACACTTCAGGTAGTTGTTTTCAATCTTGAATTGGAAGCTTGGTACAGATTGggtctgtcttctttcaaaacTCGAAGGAGCCAAGCAAGTAAAGATTTCTCAGTTAGTTCCCTCAACCTGATGTCCTAAAGCCACGGCTAGTGATTTCTTGGTAGAACAGCAAATCAGCCGGTAAACTTAGGGTGCCTgatgtttttccatctcttccctGGCTCAGTGTTCTTTGGGATAATAACACTTTTTAATGAATTAAGGAACTTATCCAAGAAGTAGTTACAAATTCTACTTGAAAAATTTAGGGACTTGCCAGCCTAGGCACTGGTCTTCATTCTGGAATGTCAGAACCAAACAAGCAGTCCCAGAAATGGTCTGATTCATTCTATTAATTTATGAGGGAAGAAACTGCAATCCAGAGAGATTTTTACTAAGAAAACTCACACAGATGGATAAGGAATCTGAAGGCCTCTGGAAACAATTGCTTTCACCTGTGCTGCTTAGGGATGCAAAAACACACTTctcttgagcgggggaggggtagagagagagggggacaccgCATCCAAAGCaagtttcaggctctgagctgtcaatacagagcccgatgcagggcttgaacctatgaaccacaagatcatgacacgagctgaagttgggcacttaaccaactgagctacccaggcgccccatattattTTTAACCCTGGGTCAGCCTTCTGGTCCCTTTTTCTAGGCTCTTTCCCTGCTGCTTTATCAGAGGGCTTAGAAAATGAAGACTAATGTTGACACTGGCTCAAGTCCGATGTAAATAAGGAAACCCACATCCCAATACAAAGACCTTGACCACATTGGCCTCCTTTTCATTCCTCCAGCGTCCTGCTCTTTCTCACCTCAGAACCTCACTGTTCCTTCTTGTGGAAGTCCCTCCTCCATCTTTCCAACTGCTTGCTTTGTCTCATCCTTCAGATGTCAGCACACATGAGATCTCAGAAGaatgccctccccagcccctgtaACCTGTAACATACCACCTTGTAGTCTTTCCTCCATAGGATTTATCTAGTTGtcttgtttgcttattcattgcctctcccctctcccccctgccccagaaAGTCAGCTCGGTGAATGAGGGACCTTGTCTGTCTTGCCGACTGTATCCTCAGAGCCTGTGGTAGTGCCTGTAGGAGGGGTGAATAGACACTTATTGAGTAACAAGTGACATTTCTCCATCAGTCTGAGTGATCTGGAATGATTCTGTTGGTACTGTGAGTCATACTTACAAATACACCCAAGGTGTATTTTCACTATTTACTGTGCAGTTCTGGGAACTGCTTCCATCAAGCTAATCCCTCCCACGCTGCTTCCTCCCTGGCACAAATGTACTGACTCTCTAgcgtaaattttaaaaaacgccATTTCTTTATTTACCACCAGCAGGACTGGCCTGCACGGGGCAGTGGATGCTCTGGGCTCAAGGACGTGTAGGATGTGATGAGGAGATGATGACTGGGAGGCTGTTTTGAAGGAAAGGGGGTGGTCTGCAGGCCAGGCCCAAGAGCCCCCCTCAGATTTACTTCTGGAAATGGGTAGACCTTAAAAAGGAGTCGTGGCAAGCTATGGCCAAGCCGCCAATAAGATTAAGAAATTCTTGGAAGTCCAGTTGCCCATCGGAGTTGGTGTCAAGTTTCTTCATCATGCGGTCAAGGACACCAGGGTCCTTCTGGTTCTGCAAAGGtaataataaccataataatgATACTATTAATGGTACCTGACCTTGCACTTTCTAAGATACTTTCAGTTATGTTGCCACATCTCATTCTCACAAGAGTGTGAGGTACAGGCTAGGGGTTAGTAACACTCCCACTTCCCAGACACAGTGACAGACTCAAACAGGGAAGTGACTCGCCTAAGAGGAAGACCTGTGCCTGGAACCCAAGTTTTCTGGCTCCCATTCCCGGGTTCCTCTGTGACAGTCAGGGGTTATTCAGTGGTATAAAAGTAGTGGCACACTTTTTCAAGTGTCACCTGCCACTCCAGTATACAAACTGCACAGAAGTGAAGCGATTTGAAGTGGAAAGAAGACGCAGGTCCTGATCTGCCTCATCTTCTACTCCTCTGAGCTccccacacatatacacacttacaGCCACTAGCTACACTGGCTGTTTAAATTAGGGACTTAGAAATCTGTCCTTGAGTGGCACCTGTGTCTGGTGGCTACCACACCGGACTGTGCAGATAGATACAAAACATTATTTCCaacatcacagaaagttctatgggACAGGGCTTCCCTAGAAGCTTTGGGATGGAGAAATCAAATTTGAAAACTATCCTTTTACACCACTTACCGTTTCATATGCTCCTTccctaaatgaaagaaacaaatcaacATTCCTTGGGTCATGTAGTTTGAGAACTTTGATCTTTAAAACACACCGTGttcaaagaaaagaaggaaaggtcCTTGAATGGTTACTCAGAGCTCACTTGAGGCCTGAGGGCTCCGCCTCTGCCGTGCAGGTCCCTGGCTTGGAGTGAATGaagaggaggcaggggtgggggagtcaGCTGCTGGGTCCTCACTCCCAGCCATTTTGTCAGGGTCTTTGTTTTGAGCTATGGGTagtctggggggaggggctgggagcagtACCTTTGTGAAGGCAGCCAGCTCTGTATTCATGAAGGTTAGGAACTCTGTCTTGGAGAGTTTGCAGCTATTACCATCCTTTCCAGCATACCTCTGGAAAACAGCAATCAGAGACTCGATGCACCGCTCAGTCTCAGTAGGGCTGGACATTTTTGCCTTGAGAGAAGAAAAGTCAGGGTTCAGACAAGGGCTGGATGCTGGAGAACACTCCAGAGAATCTCATACCTTCATTTTGGGCTAAAGGAGTTTACTAAAAGACTAGGCTGTTTTTTAGGGGGCAGAAGAGCCCAAGACAAACACTGAAGGTCACATTCCATGAGCTTCCCTCCCATATCACATGTTTATTCTGGGTGAAATATAGTGAGGGTACACATGGAGCACGTGGGTGTGTCTAAAAGCAGTagactgggcgcctgggtggctcagtcggtcaagcacccgacttcggctcaggtcatgatctcacagtttgtgggttcgagccccacagtgggttctgtgctgacagctcagagcctggagcctgcttccgattctgtgtctccctctctctctgtccctcctctgctcatgctctgtctctgtctctcaaaaataaacaaacattaaaaaaaaattttttttttaaaagcagtagaCTGTCTGGATGAGTGTGACTGCGGCAGGGTTTACTGATGTTTCTAGAATCTGTGGGTAAACATGTATAACTATACACCCACAAATCCATATGTGCACCAAGCACtatttggagattaaataatttcctattttctttttttaatatatatttttaaaatttttaacatttattcatttttgagagacagagcatgagttggggaggggcagagagagagggagacacagaatctgaaataggctcaggctctgagctctcagcacagagcctcatgcgagGCTCAAACacgtgaaccttgagatcatgacctgggccgaagtcggatgctcaaccaactgaaccacccaggtgccccaacaatttcCTGTTTTCTAAGCAAATATAGAGGCTACTGTGATAAATGAAATTCAGTTCTTTTTAAAGCAATACCGAATTCCTGGGACTCCtgcattttctagaagaaaactaaATGCATAGTTATTATTGTGTGTGGGGTAGGAGATTTGGGAGCTTTTTGGATGTTCAAAAGCAGCTTTCATATTGAAGGTTAAGAACCATTAATTTTACATGGGAGGAAACAAGAGCCACGAGAAGGGAATTGACACAGTAGAGCCACCCCTAGAATTTCAGCCTCCAGGTCCCTATCTGCAATCCTTGGTCTTTGTTCCTTCTTCCAGATGCCACTAATTCTTACAGGAATGGCCAGAGGAACTTCTCTGGTCACGTCAAACCACAAAGGTTGATCTCAGGAAGGGAGCTCTCAGGTTGCCACTCATCAGTTCCCCTGGCATCTACAGAGCTGGACCTCATCGGTGGTTGCACCAGGAGGAGCTGGAGGGTCAAATTCTGTGCTGGCCTCTGCCTTCCTTACAACAGAATTCTTGAgggaaattttctattttgcagAGTCTTCAGGTCATTTCTGCCTTCATCTAGGGCCCCCTGGTGGTTCAGACATCAACTACAGGCTTTCTGGAAAAGTTGCCAGCCACACCCTTCCTCTCCGGCTTTACTAAACTTCAGGTATTAATAATGATCTTTGCTTGGATGGTGACATTTACAATTAGCTTTTACCCCTTAATTTGGTCTTTGCATGGACTTCCTGGAGCTCAGAGCTGGGACCCATAATTAACATGCTTCGGATTGATCCGAGCCCTTAGGGGCACAGCTTtgggctccttccttcctccccactgccccgGCCGCCCCAGGCTTTTCATCTGCAGTGTCTCCACGATGTGTTTTACCAGCCTAGCTGAGCTCACTGCTGCCCTTTGCAGGTGGGAGCATCTGTAAAGCCCTGTCCAGAGGTGGGTTCTAGTGAACTCTTCTGGAGATGGATTCTTTCCCAACAGTCATGTTGTtggaatgctttcttttttctcagagagaacttttttttttttttttttttttttaaggaaagaaaaatgtccgGGGTTTGGGAGTGAAATAGAATACCATAATCTAGAAACAGAGGTTTTTGCACAACAGTCTTCCTTATCAGGACTAAAATTTCACTGTCTTAATGTGTCAGATGACAGGAAGAAGGTCAGCTGGAAGGACATGCCATATAGGGTAAAAGATTCCAGGCTGAGGATTAAGGGCTTTGTGACCTTTTTCTAGGCCTACAGATGCTCCTCTGCCCCTTTACCTTGGGGAATTCTGATTGCTTTGCTTCTCTAGTTTCAAAGTggctttctgctttattttttttttcctccttaacaCCAGGACTATAATTTagaccattttttcccccttcttgaAAACTGTTGCTATCAGCCAcacatggaaaaaattaaaacctctgTATTTCTTCTCAGAAGTAATTTTccagagtgaaagaaagaaacacaattaCCGAATTACTACTAAAATGgaattgtaaaatttgtaaagCTGGAGGGAGTTTGGGAGATGGTTCCAGAGaagggaggcccagagacagGAAAGCTTTGCTCAAGGTGAAGCAGAGAGGCTGAAGAGAGGAGAACAAGATCTCCTGCCTGGAGGCCAGCACTCCCCACAGCTCACTGCACCCTCACAGTTGTATTTGGCACCATGATAGGAAGGAGAAAATGGTGTGAGGTAAATGGATAcagtgaaagaattttaaaaatgcattccgAATACTCAACATttgaggaaagggggaagaaaaaggaatgtgaaAAAGAAGTAACACTTGAAAGATTCCAGCATTGCTGTTGTCATTCTTAACCAAAGtgcttcccccagccccaccccagtgAGGATCCAAGGAGGCATCCACCTTCCTTCAGGGCAGTCCTTCCCAGTCTTCACCACCTATTGGTGCTGGGTCTGCCTTTTCAAGGTTCCTTGGGACATTGTTACTCCCTTCTTgcatggaaaggaaggagggaagagtggGCAGGGATAAAGGCTGGCAAATGTGTTGTGTAAAGGGTCAGATGGTAGATATCTTAGGCCACTGTGGTCCATGTTGTCTCTGTCACTCTTTTGTAGCGGGACAGCAACTACACAGACAGCTCATAAGTGAACGGGCGTGGCCGTGtgccaataaaattttatttatggtcAATTAAGTCTGATTTTCGTATCACTTCAGGTGTCACAAAGTATTATTCTTCTTTCGGTTTTCTTTCAACCAGTTAAAAACGTCAAATCCATTTGTAGCTTGTGCAGGGGTCAGAAACCCTATTTGGCCCGCGGGCAGAAGTTTGCTGACTCCCTTCACAAAAGGGGTCAAGCAGGAGGTAGATTTTGGAGGTGGCCTAATGGAAACGctagagagagaattcaaagcaggttggCAGGagctgagaagagaaaaacagatgttggccTGAGTGCCTGAAAAGGCGGTGGGttcagaggagaagggaaggaagaggggcttGGCGGGGACCGGACTCCTCCCACCGTCTGGGCTGCGTCCGGCTGGCTGGCAGCGGCTTCGGTTTCAGGCTTTGGGGTCTTGGCCGGTTGCCGACAGCTTACTAAAACCGATTTTCCCCGGGGCTCTGACGACTCAGTTCTGAGAAGTGCCCTTCCTGGTCTACAAAAACAACCAGTGCTGACGGATCTCCCCCGCCGCGTCCCGCCCTTCTTTAACTTTTCTGGTCTCCCAGGCTTCCCGGAGCCCGGGGGCGGGCCAGGGGCCCGGCGCGACCCCGCGCCTCGCCCCCTTCCCGGCCGAGGGGGATCGGGTAAGGGGAGCAGCCCCTCTTCCCCCGGCTCGCACCGCATCCGCGCGGCGGAACCAGAGACTCTCTGGTGGCCGCCCCTCGTCTGCTAGCACAGGCGGAACCTACGGCTGCTTTCCTTGCAGCCTCTACCCCAGTTCCCTCCCACGACTGACTTTCGCGGCTCGGCTTCCCGCTACGTCCCACAGGAATGAAGGATCAGCATGGCGGCAAGCACACCGAGccttttttcctgtctttgcGGAGGCAGACACGACAAAGCCCGGGCTTACCATGTCTGCACGGAGCGGTCGCGGGCGCTgtggcggggcggcggcggcggcggcagcggcagcggcgggcTGTGAGCTCCGGGAGGCGGGCgcgggctcgggctcgggctcccACCTCTCCCGGGCCCGCCTCCGCCTCCACCCCCCGGGCGCAGATCCGGACTtgtccgccccgccccgcgcggcgCCGCCCGACTCCCGAGCCCGGCTCCCGGCCGGCCGgtctccacccccaaccccttccccacaccccctccccggcGCAGATACAGACCTGTCTGTCCCGCCCGCGTGGACCAGCGCGCCGCTCACCTGAGACCCGccgtctctccctgtccctgaaAGATTCTGGACTTTTCTGAATTAAAACTTATGCATGGCGGTCTTGGGTGTGGTGTGCCTGATATCCGTGGCTCTTTTCCGCGAACGAGCTCATTCCGGTTAGAGAGGCAGAAAGATCCGTTTAAAAACGTGCAGCACGGAGTGTGGGCCGTAATTGTAGAGTGGAAGTTCCCTAGAAGCCAGGGCTATCTATCCCTTCACATTAAAGAGGGCTAATACACGGTGGTGATTTGTGCCAAGTGGAGTACCATTGTCTCAAACGTCTCCCTAACCGAAGACAGTTAAGCCCACAAAACCTCAAACCACTGCAATTAAAAACGGAGCGGTGTGAGTAGGGATTTATCTGTGTGCACTTGGCAGTGGAGCTGGGAGTCATGTTGagaatcagaagctctgggttCTACTCGTGGGCCTGTTAACTTGATTGCAGTACTTTTGACAAACCTCCTCTCTCCTCAGAGTTCCATCTCCTTATCTGTTAAAAGTAGTGACGTTGCCTTTCCTGTTTCATAATATTGTTATAACTGTCCAGTGAAATGAGAGCTTTGTGAGGGCTTCAAAAACTGGAGTGGATGGTGTAAATTGCTTCCTGACATCTGCTGTCACTTCTGAGCAAATCTGCCTCTCAGCTACTGCAGactcacattcttttttctttaaaaaaatttaagtatgtatgtatgtatttatttagagatagggtgagcaggggagggacagagagagagggagagagagaatcccaagcaggctctgcccagtcagcatggagcccaagcgGGCTTGAACCAActaatcctgagatcatgacctgagctgaagtcccgcgcttaaccaactgagccaccgaggtgccccatcAGACACACATTTTCTTGAATCCACTTGAAAGCCCCACCTGAGCCCCACACTCAATAATTCAAGAAGTAACCTGCTTCTTTCCCATCTACCCCTTCTCTGCTAGTAGTACTGCCATTCTGCCATTCTTCTCCAACTTGAGAACTTTGGATCCAGGTTTTGACTCTAAATCCCTTTCTTATCCCCAAATCTTATCAAGTACCAACTcctatcaattttatttttttactcttttggaTCTCCCCCCATATTTTCTATTTCGACCTCCAGTGCTCTAATTTTGATTTTCAATCCCTCATTCCTCCAGTTTCTTAACTGGTCTCTTGCCCCACTAATCTGTTCTTTTGACtgttaaaaacacattttcctgaCAAACAGCTCTGATCAATTGCCTACTTAGGAAGCAAACCatgacaaaagaatgaaacaaaatggcGCCCTGttgctttttatataaaatatgaacttCTCAGCCTCTATCTGGACGGGAAAAACTTCTTTtaccaagtgaatgaatgaattcttcactttattcatttaacaaacatttttggAAACCTATGTGCTAAGCCCAGTATAGGCACAAGACATACAAATATGAATATGATATAGTGTCTGCCTTTGAGGTGGTCTGTGGATAGACTTTAAACCCTTGGTAGTTTGGGGAGTGTTCCATGGATGGCTACTGAGGTCCACAAATACCCTTAAgttatatatgaaattttctgCATAAGAGATTTTCCTTCTGGGGAAGGATCTATAGCTTTCATTTGATTCTTAGAAAAATCtaggattaaaaaatattaaagaatcatTAGTCTAAATGATTCTATATGTGAATCATGGGGCCTTTTATACCACAATCCTCTTTAAAGGAAAGCACCTCACTTATAGCCTCTGCTGAAGGGTCAGCCCCATTGGTGACTTTTTGCATGATTTGACCCTGTGCTCACTGTCACAGCTAATTGGATTGAGGCTAGCTCTGGACTCAAGGAATGACAAGCCATAGAATGGACAGTAGTGGATGTTTCATGACATGACATGGAAAGATGAGCTGAGGCAACTCAGCTTCTTGCCCTTGGGAAATTGAAATTAGAAACACATAGAGAATTAGACGTTTAGAAGAGCTGAAGCTGAACATTTGCGTAGAGAGACTAATGAGGTCAtggcaaatcaaaattacaaagaGGTGGACACTATGAATAAGTAGAAGCTATGAAGTTCAGAAAGAGTGTACAGAATagaggggaaaataaatgaattgctaactagaaataaaagaggtAGCTACTTGGATATTGGCTGAGTTGCATAAATGGTGAAGCACTAAGAACCAGAGCCTATAGTCCAACTTTACTAGTGTTCTTGTCCTTCCTGAATCTGGTTGTtccattttcctgattttctgtaAGATAGTTATTCTTTCAGTAACTCTTCTGCCCCATGAAGTAGCTTGAGTGAAACCAAAGAAAAGAGCTGAACCAAATACGTATGAATTGTCTGGAACCAGGCTGGGGCATCAGCTCCTTC from Panthera leo isolate Ple1 chromosome C1, P.leo_Ple1_pat1.1, whole genome shotgun sequence encodes the following:
- the S100A11 gene encoding protein S100-A11 isoform X1 → MPPWILTGAKMSSPTETERCIESLIAVFQRYAGKDGNSCKLSKTEFLTFMNTELAAFTKNQKDPGVLDRMMKKLDTNSDGQLDFQEFLNLIGGLAIACHDSFLRSTHFQK
- the S100A11 gene encoding protein S100-A11 isoform X2; amino-acid sequence: MAKMSSPTETERCIESLIAVFQRYAGKDGNSCKLSKTEFLTFMNTELAAFTKNQKDPGVLDRMMKKLDTNSDGQLDFQEFLNLIGGLAIACHDSFLRSTHFQK
- the S100A11 gene encoding protein S100-A11 isoform X3, with amino-acid sequence MSSPTETERCIESLIAVFQRYAGKDGNSCKLSKTEFLTFMNTELAAFTKNQKDPGVLDRMMKKLDTNSDGQLDFQEFLNLIGGLAIACHDSFLRSTHFQK